The genomic segment AACGTAGAGGGGGGGTTCGCGGGATTCTTTTTCCTCAACTGGGGCGGGGCTGTAAGCCGTAAAGCGCCTCGATCAACGGCATTTTACTGGCGTAAAGCGAAGTTCTATGTCGAGTGGAACAGTTCATGGATCAAGCAATCGGAAGCCGCCAAAAATATCGCCATCGTTCGCAGGACACGCCGGAAGCTGCAGCCTTATATCGTAGGGTCCTATATAAACGTTCCTGACCAAGGAATAAAAAATTCCGGGCCGGTATACTATGGAGCCAACTATCCTAGACTGCGGAGAATAAAAGCTAAATATGACCCTAAAAATGTGTTTAGAAATCCCCAAAGTATTACTCCGGCTCGCCGAGCAACGGTTAAATAACTATTTTTCCGGCTAGCTGGCCCAGTGATTTTCCTAAAATTAAAAACTCCTTCGTTGTAGGCAAGCAGGCAACGAAGGAGAATAAATATAGGGGTGTACCAGCTGGCTCCCACAAGCTCTTGATGGATGGACGAGCTTGTGGGAGCCAGCCAGTGTCGTAACAAGTTCTTCAATTTTCAAAGTAACCCTATATTTAATGATGTTTTGGAGGAAGAGTTTGCGTGTTATCCTATACAGGATAATAGATCGAAAATGGATTGATTTGCTGAGATCTTGCAAAAGCTAACCTTTCAAAGCAAGGGAGAAAACTTATGAATGTGGAACGAACATTGGTAATTAGCGATATCCATGGCTGTTACCAGGAGTTTATAGAGCTCTTGGAAAAAGTCGATTATCGTGCAGTAAAAGACAGACTGATTCTTCTGGGGGATTATGTAAGCAGAGGGCCGGAAAGCAAAGAGGTTGTTGACCTAGTCAAGCATTTAGTCCAAGAGCAGGGGGCAATAGCGCTGCAAGGCAACCATGACCATCGTTTTGTTAGGGTGATAGAGAATCAGGCGAGTGAAAAAGAAATCATCACATTTTTTGAAAATGGCGGAAGCGAAACTTTACAAAGTTATGGCAAGGCCACCAAAAGCAATGGTTTAGATCATTTGAAGGAAGTACGAGATGTGATTATGGGGGAGCTTTCTTCTCATATGGACTTTCTGAAAAATCTTCCTTGCTATTACGAGGATAACGATTACATCTATGTGCATGCAGGTTTAAATCCTTTAGTATCCCAATTATCTGAGTAGAATGTCCATGACTTGCTTTATATCAAGGAGGAGTTTTACAGGAACAAAACCCGTATGGAAAAGGTTGTTGTCTTTGGACATACGGTTACAAAGGATATTCACGGTTCCTGTGAGATCTGGCTGGGCGGAGACAAGATAGGTATTGACGGTGGTTGTTCCTTTGGAGGACAGCTCAATTGCCTAGAGCTGGTTCATGGCAAAGTCGGCCGATTTTACATCATCCATTCAAAATGCTGATGTTATCCATATGCTTTACAATTGCGAAGCAGAATATTGAAAGCGCTTTAATTTTGCGTGGACAAAAAGGGGTGATGGTGATAATATTGTTTCTACAAGAAACAATATTATTTTAAAAGAATATAATTTTTCGGGCAGCCAACCATTACGCATACTAAAAACGCTCAGGGCTGGTGGATTTCAATCTGTATGTGCATGAGCGTAGCGAAAGGAATGGGAGTTATTATGAGTATGATAGAAACTACTATCGCATCCTTTGACGGTACAAAGCTTTATTTCAGTAAAAATGTGGTGAGTGATGCAAAGGCCGCAGTTGTAGTCGTTCATGGCTTATGCGAGCATGCTGGACGCTACGATTATTTGACGGAGAAATTAAACAGGCGTGGTTTTAATGTATATCGTTTTGACCATCGCGGGCATGCCAGGTCAGAAGGTCCGCGCACCTTCTACAACGACTTTCATCAAATGATTGACGATGTAAATGGCATTGTTGAGGCGGCATTGCAAGAGAGCGGCGATACCCCTCTTTTTGTGATCGGGCATAGTATGGGAGGCTTTGCATCCTCTTCTTTTGGAACCAAATACCCAGGCAAAGTAAAAGGGATTGTTTTATCAGGAGCGCTTACCCGTTATCATACGAAGGTTGCCGGAGAACTGCCGCTATCGCTTCCTTCGGGCACGTATTTTCCAAACGAGCTTGGCAGTGGAGTATGCAGTGATCCAGAGGTTGTATCCGCTTACGCTAATGATCCGCTAGTAGAAAAGCAAATTTCTGTAGATCTATTCAATAGCCTAGGGGATGGAGTGGAGTGGCTAAAACAACATGCGAAGAAATTTGTTGATCCGGTTTTAGTGCTGCATGGAGCTAATGACGGGCTTGTAAGCGAACAAGACTCACGTGATTTTTACGGAGATATTGCTTCTACTGATAAAACGTTGAAAATTTATGCTCATCTCATGCACGAAATATTTAACGAACCAAGTCGCGACGAGGTCATTGAAGAAGCCATTTCTTGGATTGAACAACGAATCTGATTTCTATAAAAGATGAATTTTTAAGACGAAAGGGATCACCAATGAAATTAGAATGGATGGGCAACCATCGAGCACTTATTGAGAAGATCATTAAGTACGGGAATGCTTACTCGAACACCTATAAGCTGCAGCGAAGCTATGGAACAGATGTGATGTTCTCTGCCTCGCAAATTCAGACGCTGGAATATATTCTGGAAGCTGAGGACAAGGACGAGAAAATGTCGGAAATGGCAGCACGTCTTGGCGTTAGCCGCAGCACTTTTTCCAA from the Paenibacillus sp. BIHB 4019 genome contains:
- a CDS encoding metallophosphoesterase, whose amino-acid sequence is MNVERTLVISDIHGCYQEFIELLEKVDYRAVKDRLILLGDYVSRGPESKEVVDLVKHLVQEQGAIALQGNHDHRFVRVIENQASEKEIITFFENGGSETLQSYGKATKSNGLDHLKEVRDVIMGELSSHMDFLKNLPCYYEDNDYIYVHAGLNPLVSQLSE
- a CDS encoding alpha/beta hydrolase; translation: MSMIETTIASFDGTKLYFSKNVVSDAKAAVVVVHGLCEHAGRYDYLTEKLNRRGFNVYRFDHRGHARSEGPRTFYNDFHQMIDDVNGIVEAALQESGDTPLFVIGHSMGGFASSSFGTKYPGKVKGIVLSGALTRYHTKVAGELPLSLPSGTYFPNELGSGVCSDPEVVSAYANDPLVEKQISVDLFNSLGDGVEWLKQHAKKFVDPVLVLHGANDGLVSEQDSRDFYGDIASTDKTLKIYAHLMHEIFNEPSRDEVIEEAISWIEQRI